The genomic region AAGGAATCTGACAGCGTCATAATAGACATTGAGGTCTTCACCTCGCTCCTTCGTGAGGAGATGCTGATCCTGAGCAAGGAGAAGGGGAAAGTGGTTGGGGATATGAGGTTAAGGAGCGGTAACGACATAATAGACCTAAGCAAGATGGGCCACGGGGCTTACTCCATTGAGCCTACCCCAGACCTGATAGATTTCGTTGAGGTTAACGCTGATTACGTCCTTGTGGTGGAGAAGGATGCTGTATTTCAGCAACTGCATAGGGCAGGCTTCTGGAGGAAGTATAAGTGTATTCTGATCACCAGTGCAGGACAGCCCGATAGGGCGACCAGGAGATTCCTGAGAAGGCTAAACGAGGAATTGAAGCTACCCGTTTACATTTTGACAGACGCTGATCCATATGGATGGTATATTTACAGCGTTTTCAGGATAGGCTCGATCTCTCTCTCCTACGAGAGCGAGAGGCTCGCCACTCCAGATGCCAAGTTCTTGGGCGTCTCCATGGGCGATATCTTCGGAACTCCCAAGAAGAAGGCCTACCTCAGCGAGAGGGAGAGGTCGAGTTTCATAATAAAGGCAAAGGAGACCGACATAAAGA from Metallosphaera sedula DSM 5348 harbors:
- a CDS encoding DNA topoisomerase IV subunit A; the protein is MSEFVSKVDKEARSRAAETLKKNFLTLLDQLNRGEPLVMEIPKRTLSNTVYDEKRKLLLLGEEKMKRSFLDMNEARRFMQTVLMGSIIYDALVNDEYPTIRDLYYRGKHSIILRDPKGKTHEENTWDEQKESDSVIIDIEVFTSLLREEMLILSKEKGKVVGDMRLRSGNDIIDLSKMGHGAYSIEPTPDLIDFVEVNADYVLVVEKDAVFQQLHRAGFWRKYKCILITSAGQPDRATRRFLRRLNEELKLPVYILTDADPYGWYIYSVFRIGSISLSYESERLATPDAKFLGVSMGDIFGTPKKKAYLSERERSSFIIKAKETDIKRALEIKNYSWFKTKSWEEEINMFLQKKAKLEIEAMASKGLKFLAFQYIPEKIQTQDFIG